A segment of the Pseudomonas versuta genome:
CGCGGGTCAGGCAAGTTCCGCAGACGCCCTGTTCGCAAGACATGGGGATGTCGATGCCATGGCTTTCCAGGACCTGGACCACGGTTTTGTCGGCCGGAATCTCGAAGACCTGGCCGCTGCTGCCCAGCTTGACGGAAAAACTGCCGTCGTTGCTGCTGTCCATGGGGGCTGCGGCGAAATACTCGCGGTGCAGCGCCGCTTCCTCCCAGCCCTGGGCCCGGGCGCTGTCCAGAATGTGCTGCATGAAGCCCCCCGGGCCGCATACATAGAGGTGAGTGTCGTGCTGCGGGTCGGCCAGTACCTGGGCGGCGTTCAGAGCGGTTTCGGCCTGTTCGTCGAAGTGCAGAAACACCCGGTCTGCAAAAGGCGAATTGCGCAGGCGCTCAACAAAGGCGGCGCGAGCACTGGAGCGGGCGCAGTAATGCAGTTCGAAATCTGCACCGCTATGGGCCAGGCGCTCGGCCATGCACAGAATCGGGGTAATCCCGATCCCGCCGGCGAACAGCAGGCTGCGGCGGGCATCGCGGGTCAGCGCGAACAGATTGCGCGGCTCGCTGATGCGCAGGCGATCGCCGGGCTTGATCTGTTCGTGCAGGCGTTGCGAACCGCCCCGTGAAGCCGGGTCCTTGAGCACGCCGATCACATAGC
Coding sequences within it:
- a CDS encoding PDR/VanB family oxidoreductase, whose amino-acid sequence is MIDVVVISRKNEAQDICSYELASVDDSALPGFSAGAHIDVHLPGGLIRQYSLCNHPDERHRYVIGVLKDPASRGGSQRLHEQIKPGDRLRISEPRNLFALTRDARRSLLFAGGIGITPILCMAERLAHSGADFELHYCARSSARAAFVERLRNSPFADRVFLHFDEQAETALNAAQVLADPQHDTHLYVCGPGGFMQHILDSARAQGWEEAALHREYFAAAPMDSSNDGSFSVKLGSSGQVFEIPADKTVVQVLESHGIDIPMSCEQGVCGTCLTRVLEGVPDHRDMFLTEQEQACNDQFTPCCSRSKSPLLVLDL